In the Streptomyces formicae genome, one interval contains:
- a CDS encoding YccF domain-containing protein, producing MKTILNVIWLVLCGFWMFLAYLVAGALLCITIIGIPFGLASFRIGRYALWPFGYTTVERRDAGAPSCVGNVLWLVLAGWWLTIGHIVTGFLLCVTIIGIPLGIANFKLIPVSLLPLGREIVRTDQPFAARY from the coding sequence GTGAAGACAATCCTGAACGTCATATGGCTCGTCCTCTGCGGCTTCTGGATGTTCCTGGCCTACCTGGTCGCAGGCGCGCTGCTCTGCATCACGATCATCGGCATCCCCTTCGGCCTGGCCAGCTTCCGCATCGGCCGCTATGCCCTGTGGCCCTTCGGCTACACGACGGTCGAGCGCCGCGACGCGGGCGCCCCGTCCTGCGTGGGCAACGTCCTGTGGCTGGTCCTCGCGGGCTGGTGGCTCACCATCGGCCACATCGTCACCGGCTTCCTGCTGTGCGTCACGATCATCGGCATCCCCCTGGGCATCGCCAACTTCAAGCTGATCCCGGTCTCGCTGCTGCCCCTTGGCCGCGAGATCGTCCGCACCGACCAGCCGTTCGCCGCGCGCTACTAG
- a CDS encoding barstar family protein produces the protein MQLPRYALAAYDPERSPYDDIWALCADAEQLFADQLPDEGATPDELVEPPVRLIGCSARGALRDALDAGGSDLGHGRVLRLGSMGQTLQYAVEGEVVAWIPSARGRGLVDLALDPWTVRPPRAAREVWETWWCGRPEERNGWARHGTAGRAHWLGVARVNGRRRSPDAGPGVSYHLDGRHITDEPAFYCALGEALNGPAGYFGRDLETLSECLRGGFGALAPFTLVWHDAHIARTCLGVTPRTDGRPPSFEELLDFVLRAGVEVVLA, from the coding sequence GTGCAACTCCCGAGGTACGCACTGGCGGCGTACGACCCCGAGCGGTCCCCGTACGACGACATCTGGGCGCTCTGCGCCGACGCGGAACAGCTCTTCGCCGACCAACTGCCGGACGAGGGCGCCACTCCCGATGAACTCGTGGAGCCGCCCGTACGCCTCATCGGCTGCTCGGCGCGCGGCGCCCTGCGGGACGCCCTGGACGCGGGCGGCAGCGACCTCGGGCACGGCAGGGTGCTGCGTCTCGGCAGCATGGGGCAGACCCTCCAGTACGCCGTGGAGGGCGAGGTCGTCGCCTGGATCCCGTCCGCGCGCGGACGCGGCCTCGTCGACCTCGCCCTCGACCCGTGGACCGTGCGCCCGCCGCGCGCCGCCCGCGAGGTCTGGGAGACCTGGTGGTGCGGCCGCCCCGAGGAACGCAACGGCTGGGCGCGGCACGGGACGGCCGGTCGCGCGCACTGGCTCGGCGTCGCCCGGGTCAACGGCAGACGGCGCAGTCCGGACGCGGGGCCCGGCGTCTCGTACCACCTGGACGGCCGCCACATCACCGACGAGCCCGCCTTCTACTGCGCCCTCGGCGAGGCCCTGAACGGCCCCGCGGGCTACTTCGGACGCGACCTGGAGACCCTGTCCGAGTGCCTGCGCGGCGGCTTCGGCGCGCTCGCGCCCTTCACGCTCGTCTGGCACGACGCGCACATCGCGCGGACCTGCCTGGGCGTCACGCCCCGCACGGACGGGCGCCCGCCGTCCTTCGAGGAACTGCTCGACTTCGTCCTTCGCGCGGGCGTCGAGGTCGTCCTGGCCTGA
- a CDS encoding APC family permease, which produces MTQQPELRRTLGVFDAVVIGLGSMVGAGVFVALGPAAGAAGSGLLVGLALAAVVAYCNATSSARLAARYPASGGTYVYGRERLGPFWGYVAGWAFVVGKTASCAAMALTVGAYAWPAQAHAVAVCAVVVLTCVNYLGVQKSAWLTRAIVAVVLGVLAAVVTVCLGSGASDAGRVDIGVSGGGGGVLEAAGLLFFAFAGYARIATLGEEVRDPARTIPRAVPLALGITLCVYAAVAVAVLSVLGTEGLADATAPLADAVRAAGAPGLVPVVRAGAAVAAAGSLLALILGVSRTTLAMARDGHLPGPLAAVHPRFRVPHRAEAAVGLVVAVAAATADVRGAIGFSSFGVLVYYAIANASAWTLGSSVTARVVPAVGGVGCVVLAFALPVSSVVTGGAVLVVGAAAYGVRRIPWRR; this is translated from the coding sequence ATGACACAGCAACCGGAGCTCCGACGCACGCTCGGCGTCTTCGACGCGGTGGTGATCGGCCTGGGGTCGATGGTGGGCGCGGGCGTCTTCGTCGCGCTCGGACCCGCCGCCGGAGCCGCCGGATCGGGGCTCCTCGTCGGCCTCGCGCTCGCCGCCGTGGTCGCGTACTGCAACGCCACGTCGTCGGCGCGGCTCGCCGCCCGCTACCCCGCGTCGGGCGGGACCTACGTGTACGGGCGGGAGCGGCTCGGCCCGTTCTGGGGGTACGTGGCGGGCTGGGCGTTCGTCGTCGGCAAGACGGCGTCGTGCGCGGCCATGGCACTGACCGTCGGGGCGTACGCGTGGCCCGCGCAGGCGCACGCCGTGGCGGTCTGCGCCGTGGTGGTGCTGACCTGTGTGAACTACCTCGGCGTGCAGAAGTCGGCGTGGCTGACGCGGGCGATCGTGGCGGTGGTGCTCGGCGTGCTGGCGGCCGTCGTGACCGTCTGTCTGGGGTCGGGCGCGTCCGACGCGGGGCGCGTCGACATCGGGGTGTCGGGCGGGGGCGGCGGGGTGCTGGAGGCCGCCGGGCTGCTGTTCTTCGCCTTCGCCGGGTACGCGCGGATCGCGACGCTCGGCGAGGAGGTGCGGGATCCGGCGCGGACCATTCCGCGCGCGGTGCCCCTGGCGTTGGGCATCACGCTGTGCGTGTACGCGGCGGTGGCGGTGGCCGTCCTCTCCGTACTCGGCACCGAAGGGCTCGCCGACGCGACGGCGCCGCTGGCCGACGCGGTACGGGCGGCCGGTGCGCCGGGGCTCGTGCCGGTGGTGCGGGCGGGCGCGGCGGTGGCGGCCGCGGGATCGCTGCTCGCGCTGATCCTCGGCGTCTCGCGGACGACGCTCGCGATGGCCCGCGACGGGCATCTGCCGGGCCCTCTCGCGGCCGTGCACCCGCGCTTCCGGGTGCCGCACCGCGCGGAGGCCGCCGTCGGCCTGGTGGTCGCGGTGGCGGCAGCGACGGCGGACGTACGCGGGGCTATCGGCTTCTCCTCCTTCGGGGTGCTGGTGTACTACGCGATCGCCAACGCCTCGGCGTGGACGCTGGGTTCGTCGGTCACCGCGCGCGTGGTGCCCGCGGTGGGCGGCGTCGGGTGCGTGGTGCTCGCGTTCGCGCTGCCGGTGTCCTCGGTGGTGACGGGCGGGGCGGTGCTGGTGGTGGGGGCCGCGGCGTACGGAGTGCGGCGGATTCCCTGGCGGCGGTGA
- a CDS encoding GlsB/YeaQ/YmgE family stress response membrane protein: MGVISWIVLGLLAGAVAKLLLPGRDPGGFIGTTVIGIAGAFIGGWLSARYLDRPIVNDFYDGATWAAAIGGSLVLLIAYRVLFGHSRR, translated from the coding sequence ATGGGCGTCATCAGCTGGATCGTTCTGGGGCTGCTCGCCGGAGCCGTCGCCAAACTGCTGCTGCCCGGCCGCGACCCGGGCGGATTCATCGGCACGACCGTCATCGGCATCGCGGGCGCCTTCATCGGCGGCTGGCTCTCCGCCCGCTACCTCGACCGCCCCATCGTCAACGACTTCTACGACGGGGCCACCTGGGCGGCGGCCATCGGCGGCTCGCTCGTCCTGTTGATCGCCTACCGCGTCCTCTTCGGCCACTCGCGCCGCTGA
- a CDS encoding YajQ family cyclic di-GMP-binding protein, with protein MADSSFDIVSKVERQEVDNALNQTAKEISQRYDFKGTGASISWSGEKILMEASGEERVKAILDVFQSKLVKRGISLKSLDAGEPQLSGKEYKIFASIEEGISQENAKKVAKIIRDEGPKGVKAQVQGDELRVSSKSRDDLQTVQALLKGQDFEFALQFVNYR; from the coding sequence ATGGCCGACTCCAGTTTCGACATCGTCTCGAAGGTCGAGCGGCAGGAGGTCGACAACGCCCTCAACCAGACCGCCAAGGAGATCTCGCAGCGCTACGACTTCAAGGGCACGGGCGCCTCGATCTCGTGGTCCGGCGAGAAGATCCTGATGGAGGCGAGCGGCGAGGAGCGGGTCAAGGCGATCCTCGATGTCTTCCAGTCCAAGCTGGTCAAGCGCGGCATCTCGCTGAAGTCGCTGGACGCGGGCGAGCCGCAGCTTTCCGGCAAGGAGTACAAGATCTTCGCCTCGATCGAGGAGGGCATCTCCCAGGAGAACGCGAAGAAGGTCGCCAAGATCATTCGTGACGAGGGCCCCAAGGGCGTCAAGGCGCAGGTCCAGGGCGACGAGCTGCGCGTCAGCTCGAAGAGCCGGGACGACCTGCAGACCGTGCAGGCGCTGCTCAAGGGGCAGGACTTCGAATTCGCGCTGCAGTTCGTGAACTACCGGTAG
- a CDS encoding SDR family oxidoreductase yields MRIVIAGGHGQIALRLERLLAARGDEVAGLIRDAGQEADLRAAGAEPLLCDLESASVDEVAGHLRGADAVVFAAGAGPGSGADRKSTVDRGAAVLFADAAELAGVRRYVVVSSMGADPAHQGDEIFDAYLRAKGEADAYVRSRDALDWTVLRPGMLTNDAGTGLVRLEAATGRGPIPRDDVAAVLAELVETSATAGLTLELISGSVPVPVAVKSVAGN; encoded by the coding sequence ATGCGCATTGTCATCGCTGGAGGTCATGGTCAGATCGCGCTGCGGCTGGAGCGTCTGCTCGCCGCGCGCGGTGACGAGGTCGCCGGGCTGATCCGCGACGCCGGACAGGAAGCCGATCTGCGCGCGGCCGGTGCCGAACCGCTGCTGTGCGACCTGGAGTCGGCGTCCGTCGACGAGGTGGCCGGGCATCTGCGGGGCGCCGACGCCGTCGTGTTCGCGGCGGGCGCGGGACCCGGCAGCGGCGCCGACCGCAAGAGCACCGTGGACCGCGGCGCCGCCGTGCTGTTCGCGGACGCGGCGGAGCTGGCCGGGGTGCGGCGCTATGTCGTCGTGTCCTCGATGGGCGCCGATCCGGCGCACCAGGGCGACGAGATCTTCGACGCCTACCTGCGGGCCAAGGGCGAGGCCGACGCGTACGTACGTTCGCGCGACGCCCTCGACTGGACGGTGCTGCGGCCCGGCATGCTGACGAACGACGCGGGCACCGGTCTCGTACGCCTGGAGGCGGCGACGGGGCGCGGGCCGATTCCGCGCGACGACGTGGCCGCGGTGCTCGCCGAGCTCGTGGAGACGTCGGCGACGGCCGGATTGACGCTGGAGCTGATCAGCGGGTCCGTGCCGGTGCCCGTCGCGGTCAAGTCCGTTGCGGGGAACTGA
- a CDS encoding amidohydrolase family protein, which translates to MPDSQPQQPHSSGSSGPDPAAESGALLLCGARLTDGRTVDVRLGGGRIEAVGTAGSLTAQATRVDLGGHLLLPAAAEPHTHGDTALSAEVEGPVSYDIPDVQRRATESALLQLGHGATAVRSHVRIGDVQGLGPMEAVLQARRSLRGLVDLTVVAVPRLLTGVAGSDGLAMLRDAMKMGASVVGGCPDLDPDPTGYAEAVLELAAEHGCPVDLHTDGADPARLGRLAAMAGGLRPGVTIGPCGGLGRLPVEVISRTADQLAAAGVTVVCLPQGGCGSAERRGAAPVRLLRAAGVRVAAGSGAMRDVSNPVGRGDPLEAAYLLASQSGLRPDDAYGAVSTSARAAMGLPEVRVEAGFPAELLAVRGDRLAGALSLAYSRIVVHRGRVVARTSAVREYCDSAAAVALDLPRQGRAKGNEPGRPKGGGTGP; encoded by the coding sequence ATGCCCGACAGCCAGCCGCAGCAGCCGCACTCCTCCGGCTCCTCAGGCCCCGACCCCGCGGCCGAGTCCGGCGCGCTGCTGCTCTGCGGAGCGCGGCTCACCGACGGCAGGACCGTGGACGTCCGGCTCGGAGGCGGGCGCATCGAGGCGGTCGGCACGGCCGGCAGCCTGACCGCCCAGGCCACGCGCGTGGACCTCGGCGGCCACCTCCTGCTCCCGGCCGCCGCCGAGCCGCACACGCACGGTGACACGGCGCTCTCGGCCGAGGTCGAGGGACCCGTCTCGTACGACATCCCGGACGTGCAGCGCAGGGCCACGGAGTCGGCGCTGCTGCAACTCGGGCACGGGGCCACCGCGGTGCGCTCCCACGTACGGATCGGCGACGTCCAGGGGCTCGGCCCGATGGAGGCGGTGCTCCAGGCGCGGCGTTCGCTGCGGGGCCTTGTCGATCTGACGGTGGTCGCCGTGCCCCGGCTGCTGACCGGCGTCGCCGGGTCCGACGGGCTCGCGATGCTGCGGGACGCGATGAAGATGGGCGCCTCCGTAGTGGGCGGTTGTCCGGATCTCGACCCCGATCCGACGGGGTACGCGGAGGCCGTCCTCGAACTCGCCGCCGAGCACGGCTGCCCTGTCGACCTGCACACGGACGGCGCCGATCCGGCCAGGCTGGGACGGCTCGCGGCGATGGCGGGCGGGCTGCGCCCCGGGGTGACGATCGGCCCGTGCGGCGGGCTCGGGCGGCTGCCCGTGGAGGTGATCTCGCGTACGGCCGACCAACTCGCGGCGGCGGGCGTGACGGTCGTCTGCCTGCCCCAGGGCGGCTGCGGCAGCGCCGAGCGGCGCGGCGCCGCTCCCGTACGGCTGCTGCGGGCGGCCGGGGTACGGGTCGCCGCGGGCAGCGGCGCGATGCGGGACGTCTCCAACCCGGTCGGGCGCGGAGACCCCCTGGAGGCCGCCTACTTGCTGGCCTCCCAGTCCGGGCTGCGGCCCGACGACGCCTACGGAGCGGTCAGTACGTCCGCGCGGGCGGCCATGGGACTGCCCGAGGTGCGCGTCGAGGCGGGCTTCCCCGCGGAACTGCTCGCCGTACGGGGCGATCGGCTCGCGGGGGCGCTGTCGCTCGCGTACAGCCGCATCGTGGTGCACCGGGGGCGCGTGGTGGCGCGCACCAGCGCGGTGCGCGAGTACTGCGACTCGGCCGCCGCGGTGGCCCTCGATCTGCCGCGGCAGGGACGCGCCAAGGGGAACGAGCCGGGGCGGCCCAAGGGGGGCGGGACGGGTCCCTGA
- the rpmG gene encoding 50S ribosomal protein L33, giving the protein MAATDVRPKITLACVECKERNYITKKNRRNDPDRLEMKKHCPRCNAHTAHRETR; this is encoded by the coding sequence GTGGCTGCCACCGACGTCCGCCCGAAGATCACGCTGGCCTGCGTGGAGTGCAAGGAGCGGAACTACATCACCAAGAAGAACCGGCGTAACGACCCGGACCGTCTTGAGATGAAGAAGCACTGCCCGCGCTGCAACGCGCACACTGCGCACCGCGAAACGCGCTAA
- a CDS encoding MaoC family dehydratase N-terminal domain-containing protein produces MALDQSFVGRSYPPTDPYEVGREKIREFAEAVGDANPVYTDTEAAKALGHSDVIAPPTFVFAITFKASGQVIEDPQLGLDYSRVVHGDQRFVYTRPVRAGDRLTVTSSIETIKSLAGNDILDIRGEVHDEAGEHVVTAWTKLVARAAEGA; encoded by the coding sequence ATGGCGCTCGACCAGTCCTTCGTGGGGCGGTCCTATCCACCCACCGATCCCTATGAGGTCGGCCGGGAGAAGATCCGCGAGTTCGCCGAGGCCGTGGGCGACGCCAATCCCGTGTACACCGACACGGAGGCTGCCAAGGCGCTCGGTCATTCCGATGTGATCGCCCCGCCGACTTTTGTGTTTGCGATCACGTTCAAGGCGTCGGGTCAGGTCATCGAGGACCCGCAGCTGGGACTCGACTACAGCCGGGTCGTCCACGGGGACCAGCGATTCGTCTACACGCGCCCGGTGCGCGCGGGGGACCGGCTGACGGTCACCTCGTCCATCGAGACCATCAAGTCGCTCGCGGGCAACGACATCCTGGACATCCGGGGCGAGGTCCACGACGAGGCCGGTGAGCACGTCGTGACCGCCTGGACCAAGCTCGTGGCGCGCGCGGCGGAAGGGGCCTGA
- a CDS encoding MaoC family dehydratase produces MTAKISYDDVEVGTELPAQSFPVTRATLVRYAGASGDFNPIHWNEKFAVEVGLPDVIAHGMFTMAEAIRVVTDWTGDPGAVVEYGVRFTRPVVVPNDDKGAVIEVAAKVGAKLDDGRVRVDLVATSEGQKVLGMSRAVVQLA; encoded by the coding sequence ATGACGGCGAAGATTTCCTACGACGACGTCGAGGTCGGCACCGAGCTGCCGGCCCAGAGCTTCCCGGTGACGCGCGCCACACTCGTGCGGTACGCGGGTGCCTCCGGTGACTTCAACCCGATCCACTGGAACGAGAAGTTCGCGGTCGAGGTCGGTCTTCCCGACGTCATCGCGCACGGCATGTTCACCATGGCCGAGGCGATCCGCGTGGTGACCGACTGGACGGGCGACCCGGGAGCCGTCGTCGAGTACGGCGTGCGCTTCACCCGGCCCGTCGTCGTCCCGAACGACGACAAGGGCGCGGTCATCGAGGTCGCGGCCAAGGTCGGGGCCAAGCTCGACGACGGCCGTGTCCGGGTGGACCTCGTCGCGACGAGCGAGGGGCAGAAGGTCCTGGGCATGTCCCGGGCCGTCGTCCAGCTCGCCTGA
- a CDS encoding TetR/AcrR family transcriptional regulator produces MVRMSAEERRESVVRAAMKEFARGGYYGTSTEAIAKRVGVSQPYLFRLFPGKKAMFLAATTRCMEDIRKVFEAAAEGLHGEEALHAMAEAYTEVIAKDPDKLQMQLQAYVAVAAAEASGDHEFGEMVRTAWMDLWHTVHLPLGADVNETTTFLAYGMLVNALAAMGFKADHPVWEGLYISARVKDHPGKD; encoded by the coding sequence ATGGTCAGGATGAGCGCAGAGGAGCGGCGCGAGAGCGTCGTCCGCGCGGCGATGAAGGAGTTCGCCCGGGGCGGGTACTACGGCACCTCCACCGAGGCGATCGCCAAGCGCGTGGGCGTCTCGCAGCCGTATCTCTTCCGGCTCTTCCCCGGCAAGAAGGCGATGTTCCTCGCGGCGACGACCCGTTGCATGGAGGACATCCGCAAGGTCTTCGAAGCCGCGGCCGAGGGGCTGCACGGCGAAGAGGCGCTGCACGCCATGGCGGAGGCGTACACCGAGGTGATCGCCAAGGACCCGGACAAGCTGCAGATGCAGCTCCAGGCGTACGTCGCCGTGGCCGCGGCGGAAGCCTCCGGAGACCACGAGTTCGGCGAGATGGTCCGCACGGCCTGGATGGACCTGTGGCACACGGTGCACCTGCCGCTGGGTGCCGACGTGAACGAGACCACGACGTTCCTCGCCTACGGGATGCTCGTCAACGCCCTGGCCGCGATGGGCTTCAAGGCCGATCACCCGGTCTGGGAGGGGCTCTACATCTCCGCCCGGGTCAAGGATCACCCCGGGAAGGACTAG
- a CDS encoding DHA2 family efflux MFS transporter permease subunit: protein MEQQQPSRGSAVWALVVTSVAGFMAALDNLVVTTALPSIREDFGGALHDLEWTVSAYTLTFAVLLMFGAALGDRFGRRKLFMVGLTVFTGASAAAALAPGLGALVTARAVQGAGAAIMMPLTLTLLTAAVPVAKRGMAYGIWGAVNGLAVASGPLIGGSLTEHVSWQWIFWLNVPLGLILLPLARLRLAESYASGARLDSAGTLLASGGLFGIVYALVRGPLDGWASATVLTSLIAGVALLGGFIHHGIRNKAPMLPMRLFRSRAFSGINAASLLMFLGMFGSIFLLSQYMQTVLGYSPTEAGLRMLPWTGMPMLVSPLAGYLSDRIGGRPVVATGLFLQALGLAWYAVVVGPDAAYGVQLPALVISGVGMALYFAPAANLVMSSVRPHEQGIASGANNALREVGGALGIAVMSSIFSARGGYGSAETFVDGLEPALWVGAAVVALGAVAALFIPSRRATPEPVAPEPDKELIAA from the coding sequence ATGGAACAGCAGCAACCGAGTCGGGGGAGCGCCGTCTGGGCCCTCGTCGTCACCAGCGTCGCCGGATTCATGGCGGCTCTCGACAACCTCGTCGTCACCACCGCCCTGCCCTCCATCCGCGAGGACTTCGGGGGAGCGCTGCACGACCTCGAATGGACCGTGAGCGCCTACACCCTCACGTTCGCCGTACTGCTGATGTTCGGCGCCGCCCTGGGGGACCGGTTCGGGCGGCGCAAGCTCTTCATGGTGGGTCTCACGGTCTTCACCGGGGCTTCGGCCGCCGCGGCCCTCGCGCCCGGCCTCGGGGCCCTGGTCACCGCCCGCGCGGTGCAGGGGGCAGGTGCCGCGATCATGATGCCGCTGACGCTGACCCTCCTGACGGCGGCCGTGCCGGTGGCCAAGCGCGGCATGGCGTACGGGATCTGGGGCGCCGTCAACGGCCTCGCGGTCGCCAGCGGACCGCTCATCGGCGGCAGCCTCACCGAACACGTGTCCTGGCAGTGGATCTTCTGGCTGAACGTCCCGCTCGGCTTGATCCTGCTGCCGCTCGCCCGGCTCCGTCTCGCCGAGTCGTACGCCTCCGGGGCGCGCCTGGACAGCGCGGGCACGCTGCTGGCCAGCGGGGGACTCTTCGGCATCGTGTACGCCCTGGTGCGCGGTCCGCTCGACGGCTGGGCCAGTGCCACCGTCCTCACCAGCCTGATCGCGGGCGTCGCGCTGCTCGGCGGCTTCATCCACCACGGCATCCGCAACAAGGCGCCGATGCTGCCGATGCGCCTCTTCCGTAGTCGTGCGTTTTCCGGGATCAACGCCGCGAGCCTGCTGATGTTCCTCGGGATGTTCGGCTCGATCTTCCTGCTCAGCCAGTACATGCAGACGGTCCTCGGCTACTCGCCCACCGAGGCCGGACTGCGGATGCTGCCCTGGACCGGCATGCCGATGCTCGTCTCGCCCCTGGCCGGGTACCTCTCCGACCGGATCGGTGGCCGACCTGTCGTCGCCACCGGCCTCTTCCTCCAGGCCCTGGGCCTGGCCTGGTACGCCGTGGTGGTGGGCCCCGACGCGGCGTACGGAGTGCAGCTTCCCGCCCTGGTCATCAGCGGCGTCGGCATGGCCCTCTACTTCGCCCCGGCCGCCAACCTGGTCATGTCCAGCGTCCGGCCGCACGAGCAGGGCATCGCGTCCGGCGCCAACAACGCGCTGCGCGAGGTCGGCGGCGCGCTCGGCATCGCCGTGATGTCCTCGATCTTCTCCGCGCGGGGCGGCTACGGGAGTGCCGAGACCTTCGTGGACGGACTGGAGCCCGCGCTGTGGGTGGGCGCCGCGGTGGTGGCGCTCGGGGCCGTGGCGGCGCTGTTCATCCCCTCGCGCCGCGCGACGCCCGAGCCGGTCGCTCCGGAGCCGGACAAGGAGCTGATCGCGGCCTGA
- a CDS encoding UDP-N-acetylmuramate dehydrogenase: MTRDKSRRERPRPDRRGRSRTLEHVQELHDAPLAPLTTFRLGGPATRLITAVTDAEVIAAVREADDTGTPLLLIGGGSNLVIGDKGFDGTALRIATKGFALDGTELELAAGEVWTDAVARTVEAGLAGIECLAGIPGSAGATPIQNVGAYGQEVSSTITEVVAYDRKTHETVTLANAECDFSYRHSRFKADPDRFVVLRVRFALEDAQGMSAPLKYPETARTLGVEAGERVPAAIARETVLKLRAGKGMVLDPEDHDSWSAGSFFTNPILTDEEFAAFHARVVDRLGPDVTPPGFPSGEGHVKTSAAWLIDKAGFTKGYGEGRARISTKHTLALTNRGGATTEDLLDLAREVVAGVREAFGITLVNEPVTVGVSL, encoded by the coding sequence GTGACGAGGGACAAGTCCCGACGAGAACGGCCCCGCCCTGACCGGCGGGGCCGTTCTCGTACTCTTGAGCACGTGCAGGAACTCCACGATGCCCCGCTCGCCCCGCTGACCACCTTCCGCCTCGGGGGTCCCGCGACCCGTCTGATCACCGCGGTGACCGATGCCGAGGTGATCGCCGCCGTCCGGGAGGCCGATGACACCGGGACTCCGCTGCTGCTCATCGGCGGTGGATCGAACCTGGTCATCGGCGACAAGGGCTTCGACGGCACCGCCCTGCGCATCGCCACGAAGGGCTTCGCGCTCGACGGCACCGAGCTGGAGCTCGCGGCCGGAGAGGTCTGGACCGACGCGGTCGCCCGCACCGTCGAGGCCGGTCTCGCGGGCATCGAGTGCCTCGCCGGGATCCCCGGCTCCGCGGGCGCGACGCCGATCCAGAACGTGGGGGCGTACGGCCAGGAGGTCTCGTCGACGATCACCGAAGTGGTCGCGTACGACAGGAAGACCCACGAGACGGTCACCCTTGCGAACGCCGAGTGCGACTTCTCGTACCGGCACAGCCGCTTCAAGGCCGATCCCGATCGCTTCGTGGTCCTGCGCGTGCGGTTCGCGCTGGAGGACGCGCAGGGGATGAGCGCCCCGCTCAAGTACCCGGAGACGGCGCGCACGCTCGGCGTGGAGGCGGGGGAGAGGGTCCCCGCGGCGATCGCCAGGGAGACCGTCCTGAAGCTCCGCGCGGGCAAGGGCATGGTGCTCGACCCCGAGGACCACGACAGCTGGTCGGCGGGGTCCTTCTTCACCAACCCGATCCTCACGGACGAGGAGTTCGCGGCCTTCCACGCGCGCGTGGTGGACCGGCTCGGCCCGGACGTCACCCCGCCCGGCTTCCCCTCGGGCGAAGGACACGTGAAGACCTCCGCGGCCTGGCTCATCGACAAGGCGGGCTTCACCAAGGGCTACGGAGAGGGCAGGGCCCGCATCTCCACCAAGCACACCCTCGCGCTCACCAACCGCGGCGGCGCGACCACGGAGGACCTTCTGGACCTCGCCCGCGAGGTCGTCGCGGGCGTGCGTGAAGCCTTCGGGATCACCCTCGTCAACGAGCCGGTGACGGTGGGCGTCAGCCTGTAG
- a CDS encoding NAD(P)-dependent oxidoreductase, with translation MKLTVFGATGGIGKEIVRQALTAGHEVTAVVRDPARLEVTGERLEVFRADVRDAEALRPAVAGRDAVLSGLGARKRADAGIATELTRSVLRAMDAEGVRRLLVVSAAPVGPEPAENPLVDRVVLAVIGRVLKDVYTDLTALEADLAASATDWTSVRPPRLLNKPLTGSYRTVVGGFPRAGRTIARADVAHAMLAMVDDRATVKQGVGVAY, from the coding sequence ATGAAGCTCACGGTGTTCGGTGCGACAGGCGGCATCGGCAAGGAGATCGTCCGACAGGCGCTGACGGCGGGACACGAGGTGACGGCCGTCGTACGCGATCCCGCGCGCCTGGAGGTGACCGGCGAGCGCCTGGAGGTCTTCCGGGCCGACGTGCGCGACGCGGAGGCGCTGCGGCCCGCGGTCGCGGGCCGGGACGCGGTCCTCTCCGGACTCGGCGCCCGCAAGCGCGCCGACGCGGGCATCGCCACGGAGCTGACGCGTTCGGTGCTGCGGGCGATGGACGCGGAGGGGGTGCGGCGCCTGCTGGTGGTGAGCGCGGCCCCGGTGGGCCCCGAGCCCGCGGAGAACCCGCTCGTCGACCGGGTAGTGCTGGCCGTGATCGGCCGGGTCCTGAAGGACGTGTACACCGACCTGACCGCGCTGGAGGCCGACCTCGCCGCCAGCGCGACGGACTGGACGTCGGTGCGGCCGCCGCGGCTCCTGAACAAGCCCCTCACGGGCTCCTACCGCACGGTCGTGGGCGGCTTCCCGCGCGCGGGGCGCACGATCGCGCGCGCCGACGTGGCGCACGCGATGCTGGCCATGGTCGACGACCGCGCCACCGTGAAGCAGGGCGTGGGCGTGGCCTACTGA